A window from Seriola aureovittata isolate HTS-2021-v1 ecotype China chromosome 14, ASM2101889v1, whole genome shotgun sequence encodes these proteins:
- the LOC130181673 gene encoding protein scribble homolog, whose product MNSQQQVVSSDYLQESRNPHTNPSPRTSSQNWATPGLSWVANKECLQGGPQLFPASDSVCGHCSGADKDAEEIKQPEEDATGQLSESDALPRRFLPQRGETREGRTFQHHRALNAGSGLQGDPVHNIKVSSITGHLKSSSVTEKTPPQESFISQVPLRLQIKVSGQRGSLGISIAGGKGSLPYKDHDEGIFISRVTKGGPSEKAGIHVGDRLLEVNGLDMQGATHHEAVSALRNAGSCIKMKVLRERLLPREVCDLRELQDPQDVTGLQLCSKQPKTESAEDCLSKKIEAVVCNGNSISDLESDLNRTSSKLEAEALMKNDLLQVGKHTMTIPRIILTHPSTSDEDVELLTQSPGRDMLHDFDIPNRRAHTDCFDSAFYPP is encoded by the exons ATGAATAGTCAA CAACAGGTGGTGTCCTCTGACTATCTCCAGGAGTCTAGAAATCCTCATACTAACCCGTCCCCCAGGACCAGTAGCCAAAACTGGGCCACCCCAGGCCTCAGCTGGGTGGCAAACAAAGAGTGTCTGCAGGGGGGACCTCAACTGTTCCCAGCCAGcgacagtgtgtgtggtcactGCTCCGGCGCAGACAAGGACGCAGAGGAAATTAAGCAACCTGAGGAG GACGCTACAGGCCAGCTGTCTGAGAGCGATGCCTTACCACGGCGGTTTCTCCCTCAGAGAGGTGAAACCCGAGAGGGCAGGACATTTCAGCATCACAGAGCTCTTAATGCTGGGTCCGGTCTCCAAGGAGACCCTGTCCACAACATAAAGGTCTCCTCCATCACAGGGCATCTGAAATCTTCTTCGGTGACAGAGAAGACCCCTCCTCAGGAATCATTCATCTCCCAAGTGCCATTAAGA TTGCAGATCAAAGTGTCTGGCCAGAGGGGTAGTCTGGGAATCAGCATTGCCGGTGGGAAGGGCTCTCTGCCTTACAAAGACCATGATGAG GGCATTTTTATTTCCAGAGTAACAAAAGGGGGGCCATCAGAAAAGGCAGGGATCCATGTTGGAGACAGATTGCTGGAG GTCAACGGCCTCGACATGCAGGGAGCGACCCACCACGAGGCGGTCAGTGCCCTCAGGAATGCCGGGAGCTGTATCAAGATGAAGGTACTCCGAGAGAGGCTGCTACCTCGAGAGGTGTGTGACCTGCGTGAGCTTCAGGATCCTCAGGATGTGACTggactgcagctctgcagcaaaCAGCCCAAGACGGAGAGCGCGGAGGACTGTTTGTCCAAGAAGATTGAGGCGGTTGTCTGCAACGGCAACAGCATT TCTGATCTGGAGAGTGACCTGAATAGGACCTCATCTAAACTTGAGGCGGAGGCgttaatgaaaaatgatttgCTTCAAGTTGGCAAGCACACAATGACA ATCCCGCGGATCATCCTCACTCATCCCTCTACCTCAGATGAAGATGTGGAGCTCCTGACACAGAGCCCCGGCAGGGATATGCTACACGACTTTGACATTCCTAACAGACGCGCACACACTGACTGTTTTGACAGCGCTTTCTATCCACCCTGA